From Candidatus Methanoperedens sp., a single genomic window includes:
- a CDS encoding 50S ribosomal protein L40e: MARFPEAEKVLLHMKICMKCNARNSVRATRCRKCGYTGLRMKSKELKGT; encoded by the coding sequence ATGGCAAGATTTCCAGAAGCGGAGAAGGTACTTCTGCACATGAAAATATGCATGAAATGCAATGCACGGAATTCAGTACGCGCAACCCGATGCAGAAAATGCGGATATACCGGTCTTAGAATGAAATCAAAGGAATTGAAGGGAACGTAA
- a CDS encoding PspA/IM30 family protein, producing the protein MGLIERTSTIIKSKINKILGKFEDPRETLDYSYEKQIELLQNVKRGVAEVTTSKKRLELQKVKLEQNVQKLDEQSREAVKAGREDLARIALERKSTSQTEIASLTQQIADVANQQGKLIETEKRLSTKIEAFRTTKETIKAQYSAAEAQVKVTEAVSGIGEEMSDIGMAVQRAQDKTETMKARAEALDELVEAGTLEDVTGGTKDDIDRELSKIKSKGDVDAQLEALKKEMGK; encoded by the coding sequence ATGGGGCTTATAGAAAGAACAAGTACAATCATCAAATCAAAAATAAACAAGATCTTAGGGAAATTCGAAGACCCGAGAGAGACTCTGGATTATTCTTATGAGAAGCAGATTGAACTTTTGCAGAATGTCAAGCGCGGAGTGGCAGAGGTTACCACATCGAAGAAACGCCTCGAGCTTCAGAAAGTAAAGCTTGAGCAGAATGTTCAGAAACTGGACGAGCAATCAAGGGAAGCCGTAAAGGCAGGCAGGGAGGACCTTGCACGGATTGCGCTTGAGAGAAAGAGCACGTCTCAGACTGAAATCGCAAGCCTTACCCAGCAGATTGCAGATGTTGCCAATCAGCAGGGAAAACTCATAGAAACAGAAAAGCGCCTCTCAACCAAGATAGAAGCCTTCCGCACGACAAAGGAAACAATAAAAGCACAGTACAGCGCGGCTGAGGCGCAGGTCAAGGTCACGGAAGCCGTGAGCGGCATCGGGGAAGAGATGAGCGATATCGGCATGGCAGTCCAGCGGGCGCAGGATAAGACCGAGACCATGAAGGCGCGGGCTGAGGCGCTGGATGAGCTTGTGGAGGCAGGGACGCTAGAGGATGTTACAGGCGGTACGAAGGACGATATCGACCGGGAGCTTTCGAAGATAAAGTCAAAAGGCGATGTGGATGCGCAGCTTGAAGCGCTGAAGAAGGAGATGGGAAAATGA
- a CDS encoding UbiA family prenyltransferase: protein MIGLAVFAAALIGAGSDVKEYALPIFLGFTVAFLFGIAGNAINDYLDRENDKINHPDRPIPSGKLKPGQALFFSMVFFAISLLLALFLSFIVKSLLVVVIVVIALASQIAYEKKFKHEKIVGNMIIGTQTALAFIFGGVIVGRTLITGIIAIAVFLSIVGREIIKDIEDIKGDKDRITLPMKIGVRNAGIVAAVLIILAVLISPLPYYPLHQFGWEYLVVVLLADMLFIGSLPLIFKDAKLARRMLKFAMLIAIVAFIVGSVSRG from the coding sequence ATGATCGGGCTGGCTGTATTTGCAGCGGCATTAATAGGGGCTGGCAGCGATGTAAAAGAATACGCCCTGCCCATTTTTCTTGGCTTTACCGTTGCATTTTTATTTGGCATCGCTGGAAATGCGATAAACGATTATCTGGATCGGGAGAATGATAAAATAAACCATCCCGACAGACCCATCCCGTCCGGGAAACTAAAACCCGGGCAGGCTCTCTTTTTTTCAATGGTCTTTTTCGCCATTTCCCTGCTGCTCGCTCTTTTCTTAAGTTTCATCGTGAAATCACTGCTGGTAGTTGTTATAGTTGTTATTGCACTTGCATCCCAGATTGCCTATGAGAAAAAATTCAAGCATGAAAAAATCGTAGGAAACATGATAATAGGTACCCAGACCGCACTTGCATTCATATTTGGCGGGGTTATTGTGGGTAGAACCTTGATTACGGGAATAATAGCGATTGCAGTATTTTTATCCATTGTGGGGCGTGAGATAATAAAGGATATCGAGGATATTAAAGGGGATAAAGACAGGATTACCCTGCCCATGAAAATAGGAGTAAGGAACGCAGGTATTGTAGCTGCAGTGCTTATCATTCTTGCGGTTTTAATAAGCCCGCTGCCTTACTATCCTCTTCATCAATTCGGGTGGGAATATTTAGTGGTTGTTTTGCTCGCCGATATGCTATTTATCGGTTCATTGCCTTTAATTTTCAAAGATGCAAAGCTGGCACGGAGGATGCTTAAATTTGCAATGCTAATTGCTATAGTAGCTTTTATAGTAGGAAGTGTTTCCAGGGGATAG
- the aroD gene encoding type I 3-dehydroquinate dehydratase: MVRIGSLELNKSIVASIGKNPIESAIRAKQLGADMLELRIDLLDADALKILQALKKLSLPVIITNRMKQEGGAWEGSEDKRIQKLLSLLPGADAVDIELCAQERDAVVEKARSNGKTVIISTHDFQRTPGIDVMLGVIRESFEAGGDIAKLAVMPHSFEDVLRLLEVTLQSKGKVCTIAMGNIGRHSRIIAPIYGSVMTYGYVDAPTGQGQFKVDELKYVLKLL, encoded by the coding sequence ATGGTGCGCATAGGAAGCCTGGAACTTAATAAATCAATAGTTGCATCCATAGGAAAAAATCCCATCGAATCTGCAATCAGGGCAAAACAGTTAGGGGCAGATATGCTGGAGCTTAGAATAGACCTCCTGGATGCGGACGCACTTAAAATCCTTCAAGCGCTAAAGAAGCTCAGCTTGCCGGTAATTATTACTAACCGGATGAAGCAGGAAGGAGGTGCATGGGAGGGAAGCGAAGACAAGCGCATTCAAAAATTATTATCTTTACTGCCGGGCGCAGATGCTGTTGACATTGAGTTATGCGCCCAAGAAAGAGACGCTGTTGTAGAAAAAGCCAGAAGCAATGGTAAGACTGTTATCATATCCACACACGATTTCCAGAGAACACCCGGGATTGATGTTATGCTTGGCGTTATTCGCGAATCTTTTGAAGCAGGGGGAGACATAGCCAAACTTGCCGTAATGCCGCACTCGTTCGAGGACGTTCTCCGTCTGCTTGAGGTTACCCTGCAGTCGAAGGGAAAAGTATGCACCATCGCTATGGGCAACATCGGCAGGCATTCACGCATTATTGCGCCGATTTATGGTTCTGTCATGACCTACGGATATGTGGATGCTCCCACAGGGCAGGGACAGTTTAAGGTAGATGAATTAAAATACGTGCTGAAACTACTCTGA
- a CDS encoding NAD(P)H-binding protein: MILLTGATGFIGERVLRALSEKKVQVRCLVRKPVRSEKPNISYVISDVLDYDSLVKATEGVDTVYYFIHMMGTQKAQKRFDILDRLAITNMVKACKINDVKRIIHLTGIRPRQEKLSTHLESRKEVEEMIKNSGIDYTIFRASVIIGRGGAAFEILDTAVRKFPIIPVFNWQNTRVQPIYIGDVIRYLVECMDKKETLNKCYDIGCSQVFTYRELMQQYAKELGLKRVFLSIPGSWNWLSSVMLGKLAPVNPNVIYWLIESLHNNMVCEPNDLKTIFWFEPLSFKESIRKIAETSNR; the protein is encoded by the coding sequence ATGATTCTCCTCACCGGCGCCACAGGCTTCATAGGCGAACGAGTACTGCGGGCATTATCGGAAAAGAAGGTTCAGGTCAGATGTCTTGTCAGGAAACCCGTGCGCTCAGAAAAACCCAACATCTCTTATGTAATTAGCGACGTGCTTGACTATGATTCACTTGTCAAAGCCACAGAAGGGGTGGACACTGTATATTACTTCATTCACATGATGGGTACGCAGAAGGCACAGAAAAGGTTCGATATACTCGATCGGCTTGCAATTACCAACATGGTAAAAGCGTGTAAAATCAATGACGTCAAGAGGATTATTCACCTCACAGGCATAAGACCCCGGCAGGAGAAGCTCTCGACTCACCTTGAGAGCAGGAAGGAAGTGGAGGAGATGATCAAGAACAGCGGCATCGATTACACGATTTTCAGGGCTTCTGTCATAATCGGCAGGGGCGGCGCCGCTTTTGAGATTCTTGACACTGCTGTCAGAAAATTCCCGATAATCCCGGTTTTTAACTGGCAAAATACAAGGGTGCAGCCCATCTATATCGGCGATGTGATACGATATCTTGTTGAATGCATGGACAAAAAAGAGACTTTAAACAAATGCTATGACATAGGCTGCTCACAGGTTTTTACATATAGAGAACTTATGCAGCAGTATGCAAAGGAGCTGGGACTAAAAAGGGTTTTTTTGTCGATTCCAGGTTCATGGAACTGGCTCTCCTCGGTCATGCTGGGAAAACTCGCACCTGTGAATCCAAACGTGATTTACTGGCTTATAGAATCGCTGCACAATAACATGGTTTGCGAACCGAATGACCTTAAAACGATATTCTGGTTTGAACCTCTTTCATTTAAAGAAAGTATCAGGAAAATCGCGGAAACGAGCAACAGGTAG
- a CDS encoding heparan-alpha-glucosaminide N-acetyltransferase — protein MTIFDSRLKEHQRLLEQRRIQTVDLIRGVDIVLMILFNYSVTLSYFRLINMPSNFLYLFVFPRAIALIFIFISGVAAHISFEKNKENFSKKYLKRGGKLLIFAAFITLFTYIFVPEGTIFFGILHFFSVSSFLVPFFIRYNKLNLIGGLLIILSGFYLQITQFDFSYLFWLGFMPKNFSTFDYFPLIPWLGVLMLGIYSGKYFVRRTTDLKFESRFAAAFMFLGKNSLTIYLIHQPVLIFLLIVLGFKIF, from the coding sequence ATGACCATATTTGATTCACGACTCAAGGAACATCAACGCCTTTTGGAGCAGAGAAGGATTCAGACGGTTGATCTCATTAGAGGTGTTGATATTGTGCTTATGATCCTGTTTAACTATTCTGTTACTTTGAGTTATTTTAGACTGATCAACATGCCCTCTAATTTTCTTTACTTGTTTGTCTTTCCCAGAGCCATAGCCTTGATTTTTATTTTCATATCCGGGGTTGCAGCCCATATCAGCTTTGAAAAAAATAAAGAAAATTTCAGCAAAAAATATTTAAAAAGAGGAGGAAAACTTCTAATTTTTGCAGCGTTTATAACCCTGTTTACTTACATATTTGTACCAGAGGGGACAATATTTTTCGGTATACTGCATTTCTTTTCTGTCAGCTCTTTCCTCGTACCATTTTTCATCAGATATAATAAGCTAAACCTGATAGGTGGTTTACTGATTATTTTATCCGGCTTTTACCTGCAGATAACACAATTCGATTTCTCCTATCTATTCTGGTTGGGATTTATGCCTAAAAACTTCTCCACCTTCGATTATTTCCCTTTAATACCCTGGCTTGGGGTTCTTATGCTCGGCATATATTCGGGAAAATATTTTGTCAGGAGAACAACTGATCTAAAATTCGAAAGCAGATTTGCCGCCGCATTTATGTTTTTGGGTAAAAACTCTCTGACTATTTATTTAATCCACCAGCCTGTGCTTATCTTCCTTTTGATTGTACTGGGATTTAAAATATTTTGA
- a CDS encoding cupredoxin family copper-binding protein: MKKTLIIGLLAMVLLISGCTSAPTTTPQPTQTQPAPTTTAQPTETQGVGVGVNVSVGTTIQPTSVAVTVEIKGFAFNPPTVTISTGTTVTWTNSDPAPHTVTSVSGEFDSGNINQGGTFSYTFNQAGTFEYSCTIHPTIVHGKVIVT, encoded by the coding sequence ATGAAAAAAACATTGATTATTGGACTATTAGCAATGGTGCTCCTCATAAGCGGCTGCACTTCTGCACCAACAACAACACCGCAGCCAACACAGACGCAACCGGCTCCGACAACCACGGCACAGCCGACAGAGACGCAAGGCGTGGGGGTCGGCGTGAATGTTTCTGTGGGAACTACAATACAGCCGACGTCAGTAGCGGTAACCGTAGAGATTAAAGGTTTCGCATTTAATCCGCCAACCGTAACAATCTCTACAGGAACAACCGTCACCTGGACCAACAGCGACCCCGCTCCGCATACTGTAACATCTGTATCGGGTGAATTTGATTCAGGCAATATTAATCAGGGAGGTACTTTTAGCTACACATTTAATCAAGCCGGAACATTTGAATACAGTTGTACAATCCATCCCACCATAGTACACGGAAAAGTAATCGTGACGTAA
- the cooS gene encoding anaerobic carbon-monoxide dehydrogenase catalytic subunit, whose product METISAHKSVVEMYGVLNKDGMTNTFDRFDAQGNRCTFCDLGISCQLCSNGPCRIKAGADRGACGIDADGMAMRNMLFLNTMGTSTYTFHAKEVAKTLSATAMGKTPFQIKDEAKLRSLAEKMGIKTGQSISILAPAVADAIMAGINADSDEELPNVLLFAPKSRIELWRKLGIMPGGPLHEIMDAVSSTQTNVDGDYVSLAKKALRLGIACIYGSQIPLEMVQDVLFGTPKPHEVAVDIGIIDPAYVNIAVNGHEPFIGAALIKAAHEPKNQEKAKNAGGRGLRIIGSIETGQELVQRFETDNVFVGMIGNWLSIEPALATGGIDVFAMDMNCSPPGMGAYQDKYNTTLVSVSKLVNVPGMKDQIVYKPEEVASQAQRLIDIAIENFKKRKGKITNKSKRKQNAVIGFSTEACLGALGGTLDPLLDVIKKGTIKGVVALVSCTTLRDGGQDINTLKMARELIKRDILVISAGCGNAALQVGGLTTLEAKQEAGPGLKAVCELLKIPPVLSFGTCTDTGRITLLVTAVADALGVDPSQLPVAVTAPEYMEQKATIDAIFALAFGLYTHVAPMPPVGGAPRLVKLLTEDIEGLTGGKLAVQTDMVEGADGIEAHINKKRKALGLPV is encoded by the coding sequence ATGGAAACAATTAGTGCACATAAGTCAGTAGTAGAAATGTACGGTGTATTGAATAAAGACGGCATGACCAATACTTTTGATCGATTTGATGCTCAGGGAAACCGCTGCACGTTCTGCGACCTGGGTATAAGCTGTCAGCTATGCAGCAACGGTCCGTGCAGGATAAAAGCCGGGGCAGACCGCGGCGCATGCGGCATCGATGCAGACGGCATGGCGATGAGAAACATGCTATTCCTGAATACCATGGGAACGTCTACATACACCTTCCATGCCAAGGAGGTAGCAAAAACCCTCAGCGCTACAGCCATGGGGAAAACGCCTTTCCAGATAAAGGATGAGGCAAAACTCCGAAGTCTTGCAGAGAAGATGGGAATAAAAACAGGGCAGAGCATCAGTATTCTCGCTCCTGCAGTGGCTGATGCCATTATGGCAGGTATCAATGCAGATTCGGATGAAGAGCTTCCAAATGTTCTCCTCTTTGCTCCGAAATCAAGGATAGAACTGTGGCGAAAACTCGGCATCATGCCAGGAGGACCTCTTCATGAAATTATGGATGCGGTTTCAAGCACACAGACCAATGTCGATGGTGATTATGTTTCACTTGCAAAGAAGGCTTTGCGTCTGGGTATTGCATGCATCTACGGTTCCCAGATTCCGCTTGAAATGGTACAGGACGTACTTTTCGGAACGCCAAAACCTCATGAGGTTGCGGTGGACATTGGAATAATAGATCCTGCCTATGTGAATATAGCAGTGAACGGTCATGAGCCCTTCATCGGCGCGGCCCTCATCAAGGCAGCTCATGAGCCAAAAAACCAGGAAAAAGCAAAGAATGCAGGAGGCAGGGGGCTTCGTATCATTGGTTCGATCGAGACCGGGCAGGAGCTTGTCCAGAGATTTGAGACAGACAATGTATTCGTGGGCATGATCGGGAACTGGCTCTCCATCGAACCTGCGCTTGCAACAGGCGGCATCGATGTTTTTGCCATGGATATGAACTGTTCACCCCCGGGAATGGGAGCGTACCAGGATAAATATAACACTACCCTTGTCTCAGTCTCAAAACTTGTTAACGTTCCGGGAATGAAAGACCAGATAGTGTATAAGCCTGAGGAGGTGGCATCCCAGGCACAGCGGCTTATAGATATTGCAATAGAGAACTTCAAGAAGCGAAAAGGAAAAATCACAAACAAGTCCAAAAGGAAACAAAACGCTGTTATCGGATTCTCTACAGAAGCATGCCTCGGCGCTCTTGGCGGCACTCTTGACCCCCTGCTCGATGTCATCAAGAAAGGAACTATTAAAGGTGTGGTGGCTCTTGTGAGCTGCACAACGCTGCGCGATGGCGGACAGGATATCAATACATTGAAAATGGCACGTGAACTTATCAAGCGCGACATTCTTGTCATAAGCGCAGGATGCGGCAATGCAGCCCTACAGGTAGGAGGTCTTACCACTCTTGAGGCTAAGCAGGAAGCGGGCCCAGGTCTTAAGGCGGTATGCGAGCTTCTCAAAATCCCGCCTGTGCTGAGCTTTGGCACATGCACTGACACGGGAAGAATCACGCTCCTTGTCACTGCTGTTGCGGACGCTCTCGGAGTTGACCCGTCACAGCTTCCAGTTGCAGTTACAGCCCCGGAGTACATGGAGCAGAAAGCAACCATAGACGCCATCTTTGCCCTGGCTTTTGGTCTGTATACCCATGTGGCGCCCATGCCTCCAGTGGGTGGAGCGCCTCGGCTTGTGAAACTCCTCACAGAGGATATTGAAGGGCTGACCGGAGGAAAACTTGCTGTTCAGACCGATATGGTTGAAGGGGCAGATGGCATCGAGGCGCATATCAACAAAAAGAGAAAAGCCCTTGGACTGCCGGTATGA
- a CDS encoding AMP phosphorylase translates to MELKVQPLQIKAGKYKVVLNPQDAKELGVQGGDRVQLKDHSYLTAIVEIGDMIQKGTVGVYQECCEKLGKVCPLTIDIIPTLRPSSVGFIKKFMDKQKLTQEEIYQIVQDIVKDNLTEIEMSAFVTTSYIHGMSSDEIEWLTRAMIDSGEKIEFDTHPIMDKHSIGGVPGNKISLLVVPIIAANGLLIPKTSSRAITGAAGTADLMEVLAPVEFSAEEIKSITEKVGGIIAWGGATNIAPADDKLIHIEYPLSIDPHNQLLASIMAKKGAVGADCVVIDIPIGSGTKVPTMDDGKKLARDLIELGERLGMNVECAMTYGASPVGRTVGPAIEVREALKVLETMQGPNSLIEKSTGLAGILLEMGGAAAKGHGKELAMETLRSGKALAKLKEMIEAQGGNPKVVHTDIKPGEHSAELASPADGYVIEFDNKRIVEIARMAGAPNDTGAGVWIHKKKGEIVKKGEPLITIFADKSWKLTNALKSAEKDYPIIVEGMLLERVQTFKVF, encoded by the coding sequence ATGGAACTTAAAGTCCAACCACTTCAAATCAAAGCAGGCAAGTATAAAGTAGTCCTTAATCCACAGGATGCCAAGGAGCTCGGCGTACAGGGGGGAGACCGTGTCCAGTTAAAAGACCACAGCTACTTGACTGCAATCGTTGAGATTGGCGATATGATTCAAAAAGGTACAGTGGGAGTATACCAGGAATGCTGTGAAAAGCTTGGAAAAGTATGTCCCCTTACGATAGATATCATCCCGACTTTAAGACCGAGTTCAGTTGGTTTTATTAAAAAATTTATGGACAAACAGAAGCTCACACAGGAGGAAATCTACCAGATAGTCCAGGATATTGTAAAGGATAACCTCACAGAAATCGAGATGTCGGCCTTCGTTACCACCTCATACATCCATGGGATGAGCAGTGATGAGATAGAATGGCTGACAAGAGCAATGATCGACAGCGGCGAAAAAATCGAATTCGACACGCATCCGATTATGGATAAGCACAGCATAGGAGGCGTCCCCGGCAATAAAATATCGCTGCTTGTGGTTCCTATAATTGCTGCAAACGGTCTTCTCATACCCAAGACAAGTTCAAGGGCGATCACGGGCGCTGCAGGTACGGCAGACCTGATGGAAGTACTTGCGCCCGTAGAATTCTCGGCTGAAGAAATAAAGTCAATTACAGAGAAAGTCGGCGGCATAATAGCATGGGGAGGTGCTACAAATATCGCCCCAGCCGATGATAAGCTGATACATATCGAATATCCTCTCTCCATAGACCCCCACAACCAGCTTCTGGCATCCATAATGGCAAAAAAGGGCGCTGTCGGGGCTGACTGTGTTGTTATAGACATACCCATAGGCAGCGGGACCAAGGTTCCTACCATGGATGACGGGAAAAAACTCGCAAGAGACTTAATCGAACTGGGGGAGCGGCTCGGGATGAATGTGGAATGCGCCATGACCTACGGCGCATCGCCTGTGGGAAGAACTGTTGGACCGGCAATCGAGGTGAGGGAGGCGTTGAAGGTACTGGAAACAATGCAGGGACCAAACAGCCTTATTGAAAAGAGTACGGGTCTTGCCGGAATTTTGCTTGAGATGGGAGGGGCTGCTGCTAAAGGTCACGGCAAGGAGCTTGCAATGGAGACGCTGCGTTCTGGCAAAGCGCTTGCGAAACTGAAGGAGATGATTGAAGCACAGGGCGGAAATCCGAAAGTAGTGCATACCGATATTAAACCCGGGGAGCATAGTGCAGAACTTGCATCCCCTGCGGACGGGTACGTCATTGAATTCGATAATAAGCGCATAGTCGAGATTGCAAGGATGGCTGGCGCGCCAAACGATACAGGGGCAGGGGTCTGGATTCATAAGAAAAAAGGTGAAATAGTTAAGAAAGGCGAGCCCCTGATTACAATTTTTGCTGATAAGAGCTGGAAGCTTACCAATGCTTTAAAAAGCGCGGAAAAGGATTATCCGATAATCGTGGAAGGCATGCTTCTTGAGAGAGTTCAGACGTTCAAGGTTTTTTAG